The sequence below is a genomic window from Acetivibrio clariflavus DSM 19732.
GTCATTTGATATCTTTTTTCCAATATAATAACCTATCAAAACGCATAATGCAATAAATACCGTCTGGAAAAAACCAATGAAAAGAGTAGATAACGCAAATATCAGCCCGAAAGCTGCACCGTTTATTTCTCCATAATGTCTTTTGTAGAAATTTATTAACATCTCCCAACTCATAGCATACTCTCCTATTCAACCCTTGATTTATACCCGGTATATATATTTTCAACGGAAACTTTTACATCTGAAACATTGATACCGGAAGTTTCCTCAACAGCTTTTTTAACTTTTACCTGAAGTTCTTCCGATAGAGTTGGAATATGAGTTTCGGCTAAAACAATCACCTTAATAAATATTGAAACATCTTCTCCCAGCTTCCTTACATAAGCTTTTGTATCCTTTATACCGGTAATTTTTTTGGATGCCGATAATGCTATATTTTCAATGGCATTAAGAGATATTCTGATTTCGCCAATATTGTTGGCCTTGCTGATAGATTTCTTTTCCCGCTCGCTTCTAACCCCGGAAAAAAGAAATATTATGCTCAGTGCAAAAAATATAAGTTCTATAATGAACATAATAATATTCGAAGCTCTGTTGGGTAATACAAACTCCGAAATATATTCCGTTGTACCGGTAAACAGTCGATGGTTTAGAGTCATGGCCATCAATATCACAGACACGACAGTAAGACAGAAAGCATAAATTGCCAAAATAGTCCTAAATAAGATATTCATAAGTCACCTCTTTACACTTTTCTTTTGTCACACAAAATCCCATTACTAAAATTTTTAATAAAAAGCCAAACTTTTATACCCCATTTTTTAATGCATCTCCAAATATTTCAATTGCAAAAGCTTACAAAGATTCCCTTCACACTTTTATCCAAATTATATTATATTTTATTTTTATAAAAAAATAAACCCTACAAAGGGATTATTTCAAAATACTATAACTTTTTCTATTTGTACAAGGCATTTATTTTACCCGGGAAAGGTCATCGCTGATTTCTCTTCTGATTTCCTTCTCTATGTTTACACCTTGAACATGGATATTTACTTCAACCACATTAAGTCCAGTCATAGTTTCTACAGCCTTTTTAACTTTCTCTTGTATATCCCATGACACATCGGGAATTCTGCATCCGTATTCAACAATAATATACAAATCTATCGCAGCTTCCTTTTCTCCGACTTCAACTTTTACTCCCTTTGATAAATTTTTACGTCCAAGGATTTCAGCAATTCCACCAGCGATACCACCGCTCATTCCTGCAACACCAGGTACATCCATAGCAGCGACTCCTGCAATGATGGCTACTACCTCTTCCGATATTTTAATGTTTCCTATCTCAATATTATTACCCTGGACATTCTCATCCATTTGGATTCCCTCCCCGCTGTATCACGTAAAAGCCCGATACAAAATATTATAACACTACAAATCAACGATATCAACAAATTGTATCTGTCAAACATAATAATCCAGCTATATTGGGCCTGTGTAAATCCTTTTAAAAACGATTTTATTCTAAAAAACAGTTCTTACGTGAACATCAGATATTGCTACATTTGCCTGTCTTGATGCAATATCCGCAATCTGTGTTGCCTCAACATCGGTCAAACTCTGTGCCTTTACAACTATATCAACACTTCCGTCATCAGCAATAAATACAACCACATCACTATACCCTTTCTCTTTTATAAGAGTTTCTATAGCCATTTCTTTTTCTGACTTGTCAATCAACGCCAAAATTTTCTTATTGGCTTGAGCTTTAAGTTCTTTATCGGCATTGGGGTCTTTGGTAATTTGTTCAAGCTCATCTTTATTTTTACCCCTTGTTACGTCTTTATCCATTTTTGCCTGTGCAAAAAATTCATTGGCCTGTTTTGATGCCTGAACTTCCTTACCGGAATCTTTCTTCTCATCCTTTTTGTCCTCTTTTTTATCTTCTTTCTTGTTCTCTTTCTTATCTTCCTTTTTATTATCCTTCTTATCAGCATCTTCTGTCTTTTCAGCCACTTCGCTGCCTAAAGAATCACTGTTATCTACATAAACTGCCTCACCAAGTCTGGGAGAATCGGTGTCTAACATTTCATTGCTTACCGATACACTGCTTTTTTTGTAACTGTATTGTAAATACCCTGCTATGACTATCATAAGAATCAGAGATAAAACAACAATTTGCTTTCTCTTAAATACTACCATAGAATAATCCCCCTTCATTATTACTTTTTATAATATATATTGAATATATATTGCAAATTTGTCTTATTTATATCTTTTTTTGCAAATTTTTATTCAACTTTCTTATCCTCCTTTTCGTTCAAACACCTGTATTTTATGTACCGGTACATCAAGAAGAACTTTTACTGCGTTAATTAAACTTTCTTTAACCAAAGGATCATCAGCCCCCTCTGCTACTACCACCACCCCCTTAACTTCCGGCAGAAGTTCTTTTAAAATAATTGGTTTCTTTACACCGCTCCCGCTGTCCTCATAGGCAATCTGACTTTCGTAGGAACTTTGATTGATTTTTCTTGTACCTCCGGTGCTATCCTTTTCTTCCGTTATTTCATCGCTTTTCTTAACATCCGAATAAGGTACAATTTCTCTGCCTGATGAATAGGTCACCAGTACATCAACTTTTCCAACCCCGTTTATCTGTGAAAGAATCTCTTCTATGCTTTTTTGCAGATCTGTCTTTTCATCATTTACACCAATAACGGAAACTTCTTCTGCTTTCTCGTCAATATTATTCTCAGCTTTATTTGAAGCAATATTTTTATCTTTCTTTCCTTCTCCGTCAAATAGTGTGCTTCCGGCTATTATGATTATAATCCCGATAATTATCAGAATTATAAGGTTTTCTCCCACTTTATTGTTCTTGTCATTCTTAAGCAGTTTTCTCAAATACTCCACAAGCTTTTTCAACTTATCCATATTGCCCTCCTTATTTTCTTCAATAGGTATTTTGCTTATGTGACAGAAATCACTATATTTTCCTTTTGTATGTTAAGCATGTTTTCAATCCTTTTTTCAATTTCTTTTCTAATCTCTTCGTCTATTTTTGTGTTTGTCCACTCTTCACTTTCTTGTTTTTTTTCTTTCCCTACTACTATTTTTACTTTGTCTATGCTCTTAACTTTCTCAATACCCTTTGCTTTTTCATCCTCTTCCCCAAGTTTCAGTTCAAGGTAAATTCTTTTGACTTCCCCGAACTTTTCATCCGAATAATCGTCATTTATAATTACATCTGCCTTGACATCCAATACACCTTTTACTTCTCTTACTAAACTTTCCACCTGACTTATAACCTTGTTTCTATACAAATCGGTAATCTGCCTTGTCTGTTCTTCTCTCAGCACCTGGCTGTTTGCCATTATCTCTTTTTTGTCTATGAAATTACTGCTTGACATCTGATATACCTCAAGGTCTATTCCCCTTTGCAGAAAACCAAGCACCGGATTTATCAAAGCAATCACAAGGATGAGTCCCGAAACCAGGTTTACCATTTTTTTCATTTTTTCCGACGGCAAAAGCATTTCCAAAAGAACTATAAAAATCACAAGAGCTGCAATATTCAGGCACCAT
It includes:
- a CDS encoding DUF2273 domain-containing protein: MSWEMLINFYKRHYGEINGAAFGLIFALSTLFIGFFQTVFIALCVLIGYYIGKKISNDKDYLRNLLDRILPPGTYR
- a CDS encoding Asp23/Gls24 family envelope stress response protein encodes the protein MDENVQGNNIEIGNIKISEEVVAIIAGVAAMDVPGVAGMSGGIAGGIAEILGRKNLSKGVKVEVGEKEAAIDLYIIVEYGCRIPDVSWDIQEKVKKAVETMTGLNVVEVNIHVQGVNIEKEIRREISDDLSRVK
- a CDS encoding stage III sporulation protein AG, producing MDKLKKLVEYLRKLLKNDKNNKVGENLIILIIIGIIIIIAGSTLFDGEGKKDKNIASNKAENNIDEKAEEVSVIGVNDEKTDLQKSIEEILSQINGVGKVDVLVTYSSGREIVPYSDVKKSDEITEEKDSTGGTRKINQSSYESQIAYEDSGSGVKKPIILKELLPEVKGVVVVAEGADDPLVKESLINAVKVLLDVPVHKIQVFERKGG
- the amaP gene encoding alkaline shock response membrane anchor protein AmaP, which codes for MNILFRTILAIYAFCLTVVSVILMAMTLNHRLFTGTTEYISEFVLPNRASNIIMFIIELIFFALSIIFLFSGVRSEREKKSISKANNIGEIRISLNAIENIALSASKKITGIKDTKAYVRKLGEDVSIFIKVIVLAETHIPTLSEELQVKVKKAVEETSGINVSDVKVSVENIYTGYKSRVE
- a CDS encoding SpoIIIAH-like family protein, encoding MVVFKRKQIVVLSLILMIVIAGYLQYSYKKSSVSVSNEMLDTDSPRLGEAVYVDNSDSLGSEVAEKTEDADKKDNKKEDKKENKKEDKKEDKKDEKKDSGKEVQASKQANEFFAQAKMDKDVTRGKNKDELEQITKDPNADKELKAQANKKILALIDKSEKEMAIETLIKEKGYSDVVVFIADDGSVDIVVKAQSLTDVEATQIADIASRQANVAISDVHVRTVF
- the spoIIIAF gene encoding stage III sporulation protein AF gives rise to the protein MIEFLKEWCLNIAALVIFIVLLEMLLPSEKMKKMVNLVSGLILVIALINPVLGFLQRGIDLEVYQMSSSNFIDKKEIMANSQVLREEQTRQITDLYRNKVISQVESLVREVKGVLDVKADVIINDDYSDEKFGEVKRIYLELKLGEEDEKAKGIEKVKSIDKVKIVVGKEKKQESEEWTNTKIDEEIRKEIEKRIENMLNIQKENIVISVT